The Pseudanabaena galeata CCNP1313 genome segment CTGGGTATAAAACTATTTTTCTTTTTCGGATTACACAGTCTGTGTAACTAACATTATCAATTAAGTATTCATAAATCTCAATTGGCTTGTCGAAGCAGTTTAAAATCATCTATTTAGAAACAAAAAAATCTAAGATCATTTCAATAGTGTTTTTCCATTCTTTCTCAGAATACTCTTGCAGAATTCTATTTGCAGATATACCCGTATCCAGTATTTCTAATTTTCTGCGTAAAATTGTGCAAACATCTTGGTTGTAACCAGATCCTTTTCCTCTTCTATCAATTAATTCTCTCCAAAAAACAGAATTTTCATTATTACCTCTTAGGAATGACTCTATTTGACGACCAACTCTACTGATAAATGCATCATATTGAATTTCAAATTGTTTTTTAATTTCAGGAGTCAAACTGTCTATTTCTTTAAGTGAACTACCTAATTCATTAATTATTTGTTCTGCCTCATTCTTCAAGTTTTTCGTAAACCTCTTTAACATTTCATTCTCATCAGTCCCCTCTGCTACTACTTTTGCATCAAAAAATGTATCAAATCCTCTTTCTTCAAAAGTACCTAATCTTCTATGAATAGCATCTTTCGTATTCCAAGCCTTATACTTTTCCGAATAATATTCTACATATTTATCAATAAATTCTTCATAAATAAAACTAGGAACTCGCTTATCTAAATTTTTAATGTCTTCAAGCCTAGAAACTGCAACTTTTATTAGTTCAACTTCCTGTTCTGATAGGGTCTTTCCTTGCTGCATTAGCTGAAAGCTATTTTTAATTTCATATACTTCATTAATTAAGCCATCTTTTCTGTTTTCAATAATATAATTTATAGCAAAAATTACTTCAGCTTTCATGTCCTGAAGATCGTTTTCATCATAATCTCGTTCCATTCTGCCTTTTTCATCATAACATTGAAGCGCATCGTAAAACAGAATATTATCTTTAACAAAGTTCAGATTTAGTCTATTAAAAACATCTTGTATAATTCCCTTTTTGATTTCTATTCCTGCTTCTCTAGTTCCATCTCCATCGTTTTCTTTTTCGGGTTCCCCTTTATGTGGCATGACAAATGTGACAAATCTATTTTCGTATTTTTTTGAATGCTGACTTAAAAAATACTTCATCAATTCACGAACATTTGTTTCAGGTGAGTCATTATATGTAGAGGTAAAGAGACAAATTGTATCTTCTCTTTCAATATAATCTCTTAAGTCTGGTCTTATTGGATTTTCATCTATGCCTTTTGTATCAATGATCGAATCAAAAAGCCCCAACTCGGATACACCAAAGATTTCACTATTAATGTAAATGAAAATTTTCTTTGGGATAGAAAAAGATGGGATATCAGCTTTATTAACTTTTTCAAAGGTTTCTTTGAGCCATTGCTTCGGATCAACCAATTCAGGACAAAAAATTCTACTATCTGCCTTGTCATAGAATCTGTTATCTAAACTTGCATTTTCAAACGCATATTCCTTAAATTCTTCCAAGGAAAGTTCTTTTGCTTTTTCTTCTGCCAAATCAATTGTTTTTGAAGTGATTTTGCTATCTTCTTCTTTAATTTTTCTTGTGGTTGTATTTAGTTTAGTTATTGAACGCAAGGCTCGTCCCATTTCAACTGAAATTACATCACTCTCTGACTTGTCGTTATAAAAAGATTCACAAAAATCAGTGATCAAGAGTTCTAATTTTTCTCTGTCATAAGGATCAATTTCAATATATATTTCTTTATCTGATTTGATAATTACTTCACTTATTGTTGTTCTACCAGATGCAGTTGACAATAAAGGTTCTGTAACTTTTATAATTCTTTTTCCCTTTTTTGTCTCAACATTTTTCTCAATGTCATGAACTAGATTAAATAAATTACATATAGCTGTTGTTTTACCAGCACCAATTTTACCGATAAATACAACTTTGTACTTATCAATATCTAAAATATTACTTATTTCATCTAATCTATTAAGCTTAGAAAGCAACGACTTTTTTCGTATGTGTTCAAAGATATTACTTTTGTCGTCGTTAATATTATTAATTGCAAGTTGAACTTCGGTTTTCAACTCAGAGATTGAAATTTTACTTTTATCTAAAACCATACTGTTTTTTTTTGATTATTTTTACTTGAATAATTGTAACATATCTCATTAGTTTTTATTGAATCCAAGTTGCTACCTATCAAAAACAGCCTCAAAACAGGTTGACAATAGCCTTACCTAATCCTAAATAGCGCTGTTTCCATAGCCTACAAACACTAGAATGTTGCACGCTGGTTCGACGATTGATCCCCCCGTAAAGCCAATATCGTTGAGGAGATCCCGTATGGCGCGGATTACTTCAAAGCTGGTTTGATAGGCAGTGGCTGATTTGGCGGCTTGGATTTCGGCGGTGGTGAGCAGTTGGCAAAGTCTTTCATAGCAACGATATTGCCATGTGTTCCCCTGATGGTTCGCTCCCACCCAGATATCGGTGAGGGTTCCCCATCCTGATGCTTTGGCTAGTTCTATTTGCTGGTCAGGTTCGCCAATCTGGATGGATTTCGAGAGGGCGATCGCCTCTACTGTTGCTTCGGCTTTTATGCGTAAAGAACAATCAAAATGCTCTTCAATTTCTTGGGTAATTTCAAACATAGGGTTTTGTGCTTTTGGCAAACTTTCAGTTGTTATGCGTTTGTTCTTGAGAACGGGCGCTAGCCATAGGCAAAAAAAAAGACAAGACTTTAGCTGTCCTGCCTTTTTTTAGTATTGGTTCAAAAATCCTCTATTTAGTTTTGCCTTGAGTTTTTAGCCAATCACTTAGGTCAGCAATCGCCTCTAAGTCAAATAATGCTTCGGCTAGATTTTCTAGCTGTTTTGCCGATAGTTTATTTACCTTGCCCCGTAAACTTGGGCTAATCTGTCCAAACTTGCGATTGAGCAGCCGCAATAGCATCGTAGCTTGCCCCTTTACCAGTCCGCGCTTCTCGCCTAGCTTCAAACCTTTTTGTTCACCTAGCTGTAAACCACGTTGCTCACCTAGCTGTAAACCACGTTGCTCGCCTTCTTCTTTTGCCTCTTGATATACACGGGTCTGCTTTAAATCGCTGTATGTAAACATTGCCTCAATCTCCTGCCGACTAAGTTTCGGGAATTTATACACCAACACCGTCTCTATTAATTCTAATACCTGCTCTTGAATTTCGGGATCATTTTCCTGCTCAATTTTATCGCCCAATCGTCTAGCCATAGTTACGGCTTGACTTTCAGTAGACAAGATTAGCTGAATAATATTGATCGCAAAGGAGTCCGTCTCCCGATCTACCAAGTCTTCCAAGTACACTCTTTGTAACCTTTGACAGTTGAGCATCTCCTGCACATGGCTTCTTGGCTCTGGCTCATAGCTACGCCTCGCAAAGATGGCGATCGCTTTCCAATCCTGTTCGGGACGGTATTGATTCAAATACAGATATATTTCCGATAAGTACTCCCAGTAAAAGTCTTCCTTTTGCTGAAATTGCACCTCGATTAAATATATCGGTTTGTCTTTCGCTTTTGGAATAAATATTCCATCAAAGCGAAAGGCTTTCTCTTTCACTTCCACTGAGCTAAATTCATAGCCCTCTGCTTCCGAGATCGGGCGTTCGATTAGCTCAAATAGCAAGCTGTGAAAGGCGTTAAATAATTGGTAAAAAAGCGTGTCAGTCCTCATAATTACTTAGCCTAGCAAAGTTTTGACCTTGTGCAAATTGTTTTTTGTTTTTCATAGAATAGAAACTAGAGAGAATAAAGCGATCGCTTTATTCTCTCTAGTTTCTAGGCTGCGACCAGTTCGCAAACTATGGTCTTTTGCTGGGTAGTCAGGGATGCAATGTATTCCCCAACGATGACTTTGGCAGAGTCCTTGGCGACTAGTCCTAACATGTATGGCTTTTTCCTGCTATTTCTCACGACTTCAATTTGATATCTACCATCCTGCTCACGTTGAGATACAACAATGGAAATACAGGCGTGTTCTCCATTGCCTGTCCATTTGGTTGATGCGAGTTCTCCATACTGCGCTCCGACTACTTGCAGTCGCATGAGTTGGTTGTCATGGAGGCGATCGCATACTTCGGGCAGAAACATATTGAAGACAACACTTGCAGTGCCATGATCGCCGTTGTGACTGGCTTGCCACATGGCGGCACTACAGGTTTGAGCGGTTTTCTCGCTTTTCTCCCGTAGTTTCTCGCCTAAGCCTTTTGCCCATTCCACGGCGGCGCGGAGGATTTTCTTCCGTGATTCCCGATCGCTTGATAGTTTCATTCCTTCCCTAATCTTGCTGGTATATTCATCGCGGCGGGCGATCGCTCTTTTGTAGAGAATCTCGCTTGGTTTGACAAATAGTTCGCGGAATTCGAGTAGGGTACGTTCGTGTAAATCTACAGGTTGCCAGATCGCATTCACGGATTGAATCAGGAATGATATCGGGTCGTTGTATTCTCCATTGGCTACCAAGGTTCGTGCGGGCATTTTGCATCTTTGTTTAGAATCGTAGTAGCTGCCATATACGCCTTGCTTCTTGCGATCGATCAGCCAATCCAGTTTCGGTAAGCTTTTGCCAACTTCATCTAGAAAGGCTTGGTCATGGCTGAGGTCGGATTTAAGCCGATCTACGGCGACTTGAACTTCTTGGGCTAAACCTGCAATGTACTGATGATGCCCTGTAGCCCATGCGGTGGCTAGGTAATAGGTGATCAATCCAATTTGGTTTTCGGTCGATCTTAGGGCAACTTCGGCTAATGTGCCTTGCACTGCTACTTTGTCGGGTTTATAAGTGGTGGGCTTGATGTGGTGTTGACGGATTTCTTTGGCGATTTCAGGTAGTTTCTTGACTGATTTCACACAGAAGGTATCACCGTCAAAGTCCATGCCACAGTAGTCACGCGCTTCGTCTGGGTTGACATACATGGTTCCCTGTTGGTTGAGTCCTTTGATATGTTTGTTTGTCCAGATTTGCAAATCGTTGCGATCGCGAATGGGATAGCGAAATCCGACATATTCGCCTTGTGACAGTTCAGGAATGCACATTTCCAGTTTTCCTAGTTCTGGGCAGGGCTGTGCCATGAAACTGGAGAAGTTGATACCGCCACTGGTAGCGAGGGTTAACCAACGTCTTCTTACTAGGTCTTCAATCTTTCTTACCACGTATGGATGTTCTAGCAGTTGTCCATAGATGTCATGTTTGAGGATTTCCGATAGGATTTTACCATCGGCTTCTTCTTCGCGTTCTTCTTCAGGTTCGTCTACTTTCACCCATTGTTCGGTTTGTACTAGTTGGCAGAGTTGTTTGACATCGGATTGGGCTGCGACTAATGTTTCGGCTTTAAGTTGGGTAATTGGTAAGACATCATGGGCGATCGCTTGTTGGCTGAACCATTGCCAAACGGTATAGGAGGTCTTGACGCTACGCTTTTGGGCGAAGTTGACGATTCCTAGTTGAGGGCGGCGATCGCCTGTTTCTTGTTCTAAAAAAAAGATCGCGCTTTTGTAGAGGGGTTTGTTCAGTTTGATAAATAGTTCACAAAAGTCTTTCTTCTATTTCTAAGCAAGGCAAAACCACATAATGATGATCGCCTAAATAAACCTCTCGCAAATTTTCTGATAGAAAATCATCATCACGATCAACCTGAAAAATCGTATATCCTTTTGCTGTAATTTTTTGATTCAGGTGCTTTTGTAGAGTTCTCTTTCCTTTCTCAGATAAGATAGTAATAGCACCAGATTTACTATTTTCATCAAGGTAGCTACAGCCAAAAGACCAGCAAAAAGATTCTTGCTTAAATATGAAATCTTTCCAGTTACAGGCGTAATAATTTATGCGGTCTTGTCCTCTAATAATGTATTTGTGACTTAAATGCAAATCTTCAGGTTTTAATCTAAGTACAGGACAAAAAGCTTGAAATGCTCTCCCAGTAAGGATTTGGCTCAATAAGCCCGAAAGCTTTACTTAGTAACGATTTCAGGGGATTTTGGCGTTCTATTTTTGATTTTTTGTCCTGTACTTAGGGTTTTAATATAAGTTGGTAACGAATAGATTGATGATTCAAAGAAATTGTTGGTATTTCGATTTTAGATACACCTGAATTTAATTCGCTATTACTTAAAATAGACATTGCAACTAAAGCAGGATCATTTTGCCTTGTACCTTGTTTAAAAAGAATCGATAGAGAATCTTTTGCCCTTGTAAATCCTACATAGAGTTTTCGAGTAGAACTTTCATAACTGTTGTTACGATCAACTCTATCGCCATCTTCTAGAACAAATACATGAGCAAATTCTGAACCTTTAGCACTGTGGAATGTAGAAAGCACAACCTCTTCTGGTCTGATAGTTTTTGCCTCTTCTAAAAGATAAACAATTTCCTCTTGAGTAATATTTTTGCAGTTATCTAAGGTTGCTAACAGAGACTTCCATGCAACATCTTGATCGCTATAGCCAAGCTCTAGTCGAATTTCCTCTAAGTGAGCTATTGGAGCATCAATTAGTAGATTCAGATCTTTCCTAAGATGTTCTAAAACCTTTTGACCAATTAGGCTATTGGAAGGACGCAAATTCTCTGAGTTGTCATAGAACTGATACGGAATACCAATCTCTTGCAAGAAATGTTGAAGAAAACGTAAATCGTTCCATCTATGAGCTAATATTGCAATCTCATTGGGTTT includes the following:
- a CDS encoding Rpn family recombination-promoting nuclease/putative transposase, with amino-acid sequence MRTDTLFYQLFNAFHSLLFELIERPISEAEGYEFSSVEVKEKAFRFDGIFIPKAKDKPIYLIEVQFQQKEDFYWEYLSEIYLYLNQYRPEQDWKAIAIFARRSYEPEPRSHVQEMLNCQRLQRVYLEDLVDRETDSFAINIIQLILSTESQAVTMARRLGDKIEQENDPEIQEQVLELIETVLVYKFPKLSRQEIEAMFTYSDLKQTRVYQEAKEEGEQRGLQLGEQRGLQLGEQKGLKLGEKRGLVKGQATMLLRLLNRKFGQISPSLRGKVNKLSAKQLENLAEALFDLEAIADLSDWLKTQGKTK